The Lusitaniella coriacea LEGE 07157 DNA segment CCTTGAGTACGCGCACTTCGGTACAATCGGCAAGGGAGCAATTGCTCCTGAGTTAAGTCTTTCTCAAATTCTTAGAGATGGACATCTTTGGCAAGCAGCGGCACGCTGATTAAGCTTTTACGGGAAAAAAAACGCAATTAGGAGGTTTCTTGTGTCCAAGAAAACTGTAGCAAATTTATCAGAATCCGATCTATCAGGAAAACGAGTTTTAGTTCGAGTTGATTTTAATGTGCCGTTGGACGACGCAGGCAACATCACGGATGATACCCGGATTCGGGCAGCATTGCCGACGATTCAAGATTTAATTAAGAAGGGCGCAAAAGTCGTTCTCTCCAGCCACATGGGTCGTCCAAAGGGTCAGCGCAACGAAAAATACAGCCTTGCACCCACCGCAAAGCGCCTCTCTGAGCTACTCGGACAAGAAGTTGTCATGTGCGACGATTGTGTTGGCGACTCCGTTACTGCTGCAATTAATGGCATGGGGAACGGTCAAGTTGCCCTACTCGAAAATGTCCGCTTCTATGCAGGGGAAGAGAAGAATGACCCTGAATTTGCCAAGAAGTTGGCAGCGAATGCAGATTTATACGTCAATGATGCCTTCGGAACCGCTCACCGCGCCCATGCGTCCACAGAAGGCGTAACTAAATATCTTAGCCCCAGTGTGGCGGGATATTTGATTGAAAAAGAACTCAATTATTTACAAAATGCGGTCGATAATCCCCAGCGTCCCCTGGCTGCAATTATTGGCGGTTCAAAGGTTTCCAGCAAAATTGGGGTCATTGAAACTCTGTTGGATAAGTGCGATAAGCTGCTGATTGGCGGCGGCATGATCTTCACCTTCTACAAAGCGCGGGGCTTGAACGTTGGGAAGTCTTTAGTGGAAGAAGATAAGCTGGAATTGGCGAAGTCTTTGGAAGCGAAAGCCAAAGAAAAAGGCGTGGCATTCTTACTTCCCACCGATATCGTCGTTGCGGATAACTTTGCTCCCGATGCAAAATCCCAAACCGTCAGCGTGGAGAATATTCCCGATGGTTGGATGGGGTTAGATATTGGCCCTGATTCCGTCAAAACCTTCCAGGATGCTTTAGGGGATTGCAAGTGTGCGATTTGGAATGGTCCAATGGGCGTATTTGAGTTTGATAAGTTTGCGGCGGGAACCGAAGCGATCGCGAACACCCTTGCCGATCTTACTCCAAAAGGCACCATCTCTATCATTGGCGGTGGTGACTCCGTTGCAGCCGTGGAAAAAGTCGGCGTTGCTGACAAAATGAGTCACATTTCCACCGGAGGCGGTGCGAGTTTGGAATTGCTCGAAGGGAAAACCTTACCGGGTATTGTGGCGTTAGATGATGCTTAAACGTTCGTATTAAGTGATTGTAGGGGCGTAGCTTGCTATGCCCCTCTGTCATCGGAAGGTTCCGAAAATTTACGGTTAAACTTTACAGAGTCATTTCTGTCCTCCGGTCACCTCGACGCTGAGTATTACCAGCCAAAACAGCAGAAAGTAATGGCAATTATGCGTCAATCTGGTCTTTGCATTGGTGATGTTGTCTCACTCAAAAGGCGCAAATTTAAGCTCGAAGCACAAGGCACATTTCAACCGTTCGTCAAAAAATAACAGAAAAGGTCAGAGAATCTCGAAAAGCACGAGAACGATCAATACAACTAATAGAAATTGCTAAAAAATGAGTAGAACGGGCAATTGAGACCGATGAGGCGACAGCAACGACTTGGATTAATCAGCAGCTTGAAGCTATTGACATGAACTTATCAAATTCAATTTGATTTAATGGAGGCATAATGTCTGAGATTACTTTAAACCCAGAACAACTTAAGGAGATCTTGAAAAGCGCGATTATCGAATTGATTCGCGATAATCATGAGGAAGTTTCTGGATTTTTGGCAGAAATTCTTGAAGATATAGCAATGGAACGCGCGATCGCCGAAGGAGAAACCACCGAACTGGTTAGCCGCGAGTCCATCTTTCAACTTTTGGAGCCAAAAGCGTGAAAGTCGAGTTTAGGAAAAGCTTTGAAAAGGATATTAGAAAAATCCGAGATGGCGATTTGCTAGCAAAAATTAAAGCCGTGCTTGAAGAAGTTGAGAACGCAGAAATTTTACTAGATGTAAACAATACCAAAAAACTCAAAGCAGATGGAAATTACTATCGTATTCGAGTTGGCAACTATCGAGTTGGCTTTACCGAAGATGAAGATGTAATCACCTTCGTGCGTGTACTGCATCGCAAGGAAATATATCGATATTTCCCGTAGCGAAAGATGACGGCTAAAAATTGCTAAAGCAGTAGTATAACGGGCGATCGAAACTGATGAAGAGAAAAAACCACTTGGATAAACAAACAACTTGAAGCCTTGGAGATAAACCTGTCATGATTATTCAGGCTGAAGCAAAGAAAATTTATACACCCGAAGAGGATCTCGATTTTGAAATAAATTCAGAGATTCGGCATGAGTATATCAATGGAGAAATTATTCCCATGACAGGCGGGACTCCCGAACACAATGAAATTGCTAGCATTCTCAATGCGGTATTAAGAGTCAGTTTGAAAGGGAAACCCTACAGTATTTTATAGCAGATCAACGGCTTTGGATACGCGCACCGCGAAGCGGATCTCTCCGAGATCGCGCGCTTTACACCTACCCAGATGTTATGGTTGTCCCCCGCCCACTCCAACGACAGCAGGGGCGAACGGATGCAATTACAAACCCGGTGGTGATTTGGGACTGTGGCAGGGAGAATTTAAAGGAATCGAGCGATTATGGTTGCGGTGGATGAGTGAAGCAGGGGATTTGATTCCCATTCCCGAAGAAGAAGCAGCAGAGGCAAACAAGAAAGCCGAACGACTTGCGGAATGTTTGCGCGAATTAGGGATCGATCCCGATCGCGTATAGCCTTTTGATCGGGAGCATAATTTTACATTTGCGTCGAGCTTTGCTTTTGATGCAAACTTGGGAATGATAAAAATACGAGAGAATGGAGCTTAACGCATCCATAACCTCCAACAGCTACAATCGACCATCAACTATCGATAGTAAGGACTTTATGATTGGATTAAGGCGAAAATGGCAAAAAAATAGCGGTTTAATGCTATTGGGACTGCTCTTTTCTGTAATGCTACATTTCGCTAGTCCAAATGCTGCGGTTGGGATGCCGAAGACGGCAACGATGCCTCATTTTACGCTTTGGCAGGCGGCTGTTTTGGGATTTGTGCAAGGATTGACGGAGTTCTTACCCATTAGCAGTACGGCGCACCTGAAAGCCGTTCCGGTTATTTTAGGGTGGGGCGATCCCGGCGTAACGTTTACGGCTGTGATTCAATTGGGAAGTATTGCTGCGGTATTGTGGTATTTCTGGGGCGATATTACGCAACTTCTGGTGGGTGCGTTCAAGGCGATTTGGAGAGGCGTTCGCAAAGAGAAGGAGTCAGACGATCCCGAAGTACGAGCGTCGCATAACTTGGAAGCACAGCAGTTAAGTATTGTTGGGGGAATTGCCCTAGGAACAATACCGATTGTGTTTTTTGGGTTGTTGTGGAA contains these protein-coding regions:
- a CDS encoding phosphoglycerate kinase, producing the protein MSKKTVANLSESDLSGKRVLVRVDFNVPLDDAGNITDDTRIRAALPTIQDLIKKGAKVVLSSHMGRPKGQRNEKYSLAPTAKRLSELLGQEVVMCDDCVGDSVTAAINGMGNGQVALLENVRFYAGEEKNDPEFAKKLAANADLYVNDAFGTAHRAHASTEGVTKYLSPSVAGYLIEKELNYLQNAVDNPQRPLAAIIGGSKVSSKIGVIETLLDKCDKLLIGGGMIFTFYKARGLNVGKSLVEEDKLELAKSLEAKAKEKGVAFLLPTDIVVADNFAPDAKSQTVSVENIPDGWMGLDIGPDSVKTFQDALGDCKCAIWNGPMGVFEFDKFAAGTEAIANTLADLTPKGTISIIGGGDSVAAVEKVGVADKMSHISTGGGASLELLEGKTLPGIVALDDA
- a CDS encoding type II toxin-antitoxin system RelE family toxin, which codes for MKVEFRKSFEKDIRKIRDGDLLAKIKAVLEEVENAEILLDVNNTKKLKADGNYYRIRVGNYRVGFTEDEDVITFVRVLHRKEIYRYFP